One genomic region from Argentina anserina chromosome 2, drPotAnse1.1, whole genome shotgun sequence encodes:
- the LOC126784190 gene encoding uncharacterized protein LOC126784190, protein MTFVSMSLCNCIIFKIGAINAAAGSAYAEFGNTKVIVLVFGLRKSKKEMLYSDIGLKLCRQQEVVMMSSSVASTEPSERSVNTTEVGNLSAPLWKYVINHTVLDDDGNVVKTAGGNVSLECKFCHVSFNGSHSRVRSHLLKEKGTGVRICSKINDDQSQEVHHLLSFCEQKLREKAPKKVYLPPSNFSMSGNGTYFPLEERDDASKKRRVVSPHLTKAFKIEERQQCDAEVARLFYTSGLPFNVARNPYYQDSYLRASHIPGYTPPGYNALRTTLLDDERRHIERVLQPVKKTWKETGVSLCSDGWTDDQRRPLINMMAASTNGTIMLKAINCEGQYKDRHEISRLLLESINEIGAEHVVQVVTDNAPVCAVAGAIVETTHPRIFWTPCVVHTLNLVLKDILKAKSHDPGESVEKELGWLTESVVNDVWFVKNFIMNHGMRLSMYNDHCALKLLTIAETRFASHFVMHKRFKEMKSGLQAMVISLR, encoded by the exons ATGACATTTGTTTCTATGTCGCTGTGCAATTGCATTA TTTTCAAGATTGGTGCTATCAATGCTGCTGCAGGATCTGCATATGCAGAATTTGGAAATACCAAGGTCATTGTTTTAGT ATTTGGACTGAGAAAGAGTAAAAAGGAAATGTTGTACAGTGATATAGGACTGAAACTGTGTAGGCAACAAG AGGTAGTGAT GATGAGTTCAAGTGTAGCATCAACCGAACCGTCCGAACGCAGTGTTAACACAACTGAGGTGGGAAATTTAAGTGCTCCTCTTTGGAAATATGTTATTAATCATACAGTGCTTGATGATGATGGAAACGTTGTCAAAACCGCAGGAGGAAATGTTAGCTTGGAATGTAAGTTCTGCCATGTGAGCTTCAATGGGTCACATTCTAGAGTTAGGTCTCATTTGCTTAAAGAAAAAGGCACAGGGGTCAGGATTTGTAGCAAAATCAATGATGATCAGAGTCAAGAAGTACATCATCTTCTAtccttttgtgagcaaaaGTTGCGGGAGAAAGCTCCTAAGAAAGTTTATTTGCCTCCTTCAAATTTCTCAATGTCAGGAAATGGAACTTACTTTCCCTTGGAGGAGAGGGATGATGCAAGCAAAAAGAGAAGGGTGGTGAGTCCACATCTTACCAAAGCTTTCAAGATTGAAGAGAGGCAACAATGTGATGCCGAAGTTGCAAGATTGTTTTACACTAGTGGATTACCGTTCAATGTTGCAAGAAATCCTTATTACCAAGACTCATACCTTCGTGCTTCACACATTCCGGGTTATACTCCCCCGGGGTACAATGCATTGAGGACCACTCTTCTTGATGATGAGAGGCGCCACATTGAACGGGTGCTACAACCCGTTAAGAAGACATGGAAGGAGACCGGTGTAAGCTTGTGTTCCGACGGGTGGACCGATGATCAACGAAGGCCATTGATCAATATGATGGCTGCTTCCACCAATGGGACTATTATGTTAAAGGCAATAAATTGTGAAGGGCAATATAAAGACAGGCATGAAATTAGTAGATTGCTTTTGGAATCCATCAATGAGATAGGTGCCGAACATGTGGTTCAAGTGGTGACTGATAATGCCCCTGTGTGCGCTGTTGCCGGTGCAATAGTTGAGACTACACATCCACGTATCTTTTggacaccgtgtgtggttcaTACTCTCAATCTTGTTTTGAAGGATATATTGAAGGCAAAGTCACATGACCCGGGTGAGAGTGTAGAGAAAGAGTTGGGGTGGCTTACTGAAAGTGTTGTCAATGATGTGTGGTTTGTCAAGAACTTTATCATGAACCATGGCATGCGTTTGTCTATGTATAATGATCATTGTGCCTTGAAGTTGCTCACTATTGCGGAGACAAGATTTGCCTCTCATTTTGTGATGCATAAAAGGTTTAAGGAGATGAAGAGTGGCTTGCAAGCTATGGTTATTAGTCTAAGATGA
- the LOC126784191 gene encoding uncharacterized protein LOC126784191 encodes MYKEDDVNKAKAVKKMLIEERLWDQIDFIVAFMGPIYEMIRMTDLDRPCLHLVYEWWDVMIEKVRNAIYKPEFASVLAEKDVEVHNRVPPHRDPELNNERRKCLQKLFPDSQVRNKVMEEFAYFSLNMRDYSTPEALENKFHFEPIIWWASYGASTPLLQTLALKLLNQPCSSSCCERNWSTYSFIYGLKRNKLEPKRAQDLVYIHTNLRLLARRDPNYYKNKDTMWDLAGDGHESLVEENVDMLELATLSLDEPALEMVIFNDEMES; translated from the exons ATGTATAAGGAAGATGATGTCAATAAGGCAAAAGCGGTGAAGAAGATGCTTATTGAAGAAAGGCTATGGGACCAAATTGATTTCATAGTTGCATTCATGGGTCCTATATATGAGATGATAAGGATGACAGATTTGGATAGACCTTGTCTTCACTTAGTTTATGAGTGGTGGGATGTGATGATTGAGAAAGTGAGGAATGCAATTTATAAGCCGGAATTTGCAAGTGTCTTAGCAGAGAAGGATGTAGAG GTTCATAATCGGGTTCCTCCACATAGAGATCCCGAGCTCAACAATGAAAGGAGGAAATGTCTTCAAAAGCTCTTTCCGGATTCCCAAGTTCGCAACAAAGTGATGGAGGAATTTGCCTATTTTTCATTGAATATGAGGGATTATTCAACACCCGAAGCTTTGGAGaataagtttcattttgagCCTATAATTTGGTGGGCAAGTTATGGAGCTTCTACACCACTTCTTCAAACTTTAGCTCTCAAGTTGCTCAATCAACCTTGTTCATCTTCTTGTTGTGAACGCAATTGGAGCACATATAGTTTCATATATGGTTTGAAGAGGAACAAGTTGGAGCCAAAAAGAGCTCAAGACTTGGTTTATATTCATACCAATCTTAGACTTTTGGCTAGGAGGGATCCTAACTACTACAAAAACAAGGACACAATGTGGGATCTTGCGGGGGATggtcatgagtcattggtGGAGGAGAATGTGGATATGCTAGAGCTTGCAACTTTGTCCCTTGATGAACCGGCATTAGAGATGGTGATTTTCAATGATGAGATGGAGTCTTGA